The DNA segment CTGTTCACATATTCTAAAGCCTGAGAATACTGTTTTAAATCGCGATAGGCAAGGGCTATACCTCTATCTGCTAAGTATTTGGGCGCAGCATTTGCTTTTAACCTAGCGATCGCATCATCAGGATTAGCAAAGGGTAAATTGACAGCTAGCATCAAATCCATATAACCTTTGAGCAAATTCAGTTCTGGATCTTGAGGCGCGATCGCTTCGGCTCTGTCTAAATGTTGATAAACTTGTCGCAGTCGAGTTAATGCTTGTGGCGCACCTTTGAGTGTACCATCACGGGTAAGAATTGTTGCGCCTTCAAAAAAATGGCCCACGGCTGTGTATATATTACCACGTAATTCATCTGTAGCAATCAGCTTTTGTCCAGCTGCTAAAGTTTTCTGACTGTAAATACCGAGTGTATTAAAATCTTTATTTGCGTATGCTAAAGATGCCCTCATTGCATAAGCTAAAGGTTCATTAGGTTCACTGGATATCGCTTTTTGCAGGTAACTGTCTGCGGCTGAATAATCGCCCTGTTCAAAAACTGCTTTAAAAGCTGCTTCTGTATTCTCGCCAATATTACGAGGTTCCTGAGTTCGGAATGGATCACCAGCTAGAGAGGGATTAACCCACAAATTAAGTGCAATCGCAACTGCAAAAGTTCTCTGAGCCAGCTTAGAGATTTTGGCAAAACCTATGATTTGAGGAGGAGCAAATCGTTTATTCATTGTCACCTTTAGAAAAATTGCGGTTAAAATTGTTGTATCCGTTGCTTAAAATGTGAAAAAAAGTTAACTATAATTTGTGTCAGTTTTAACCCAAATATTCTACACAGGTAGACTGCGCTTATTTGGTCTGGTTCCCATTTTTTTAGCCTTTGTTAAAGGTGAAGTTTGCCACAATCTCGAAAATAACCAGGGTAAGTTTTTGCGGTTCTTATCAAATTTTCACAAAAAAAACTGCTAATTTCACAAATGTTATTTTCTAGTTACTCTTAGAGTGTCCGCCAACTTTTTAGTAGTTTTAACAAATGCTCTATCTCAGAAATATAACTTATCATCCCACAGCCAGCCCAGCACCGATTCTCAAATCAATTAATCTGGAATTAATACCGCAGCAGCTAGGGATGATTATTGGTCCGAGTGGTTCGGGTAAAAGTACTTTACTAGAAATTTTGTCTGGATTAGCCGAACCAACTTCAGGCTCACTCTTCTGGCGGGAACAAGAACTTATCCCTGAACAGCTACAACAATTAGCTGGGTTAGTCTTTCAGTTCCCAGAAAGGCACTTTTGCGGTGGTACTATTTTAGAAGAATTGCGTTTAGGGCATCCTGAGTTAGGGTCAGAGCGAGTCAGGGGAGCATTAAGCGAAGTCGGATTAGAGGATTTATCGCTTTCCGCCGCGCCTCATGCTTTGAGTGGTGGACAGCAGCGGCGTTTGGCTTTGGCGGTGCAATTAATTCGTCAGCCGAATTTACTGTTATTAGATGAACCGACAGCCGGATTAGATTGGTCAATGCGTCGGCAACTGGTAAATTTATTAGCGAAACTCAAAAAAGATTGGACACTGTTGGTAGTGACTCATGATGCTGGGGATATGCTGGCGATCGCAGACCGATGTTGGACACTCAGCCACGGTGAACTACAATCAGTAGATCCAGCGATACTAAAAGCGAAAGCTCAAGAAGCTGTGTAAGAGCGATAACTATTGACTTAATGACTAATTCAACAATTCCGTTATTGCCAGAAATGGCAGAAATATGGCAGCAAACCCTAAATTGGCAACCCAACGCACAACAGCAGCAACAATTTCAGCAGCTGTATGAGTTAATTGTGGTAGGTAATCGACAGTTAAATTTAACCCGGATTACCGACCCCCAAGAATTTTGGGAAAAACATCTTTGGGATTCTTTGCGAGGAATTGCACCACATGGGCAATTTCTTTCATCTGTCTCAGAAAATGCTGCTGTGATTGATATTGGCACAGGTGCGGGCTTTCCAGGGATTCCCGTGGCAATTACTGTGCCTAATTGTAAAATGACTTTGCTAGATTCAACGCGGAAAAAAATTAATTTTATTGACGAAATATTGACAGAATTGAGTCTGAGCAATGCTAAAACATTTATTGGGAGAGCGGAAGAAATAGGTCACCATCCCCAGCACCGCAAAACCTATGATATAGCTTTAATTCGCGCTGTGGGTAATGCTGCTGTCTGTGCAGAATATACTCTTCCATTGCTAAAAAAAGGGGGATTAGCTGTAATTTATCGTGGTAATTGGACGGAAGAAGAAACTAAATCTTTGCAAAATGCTGTTAACCAATTGGGTGGGGTGGTTGAATCCTTAGAACAATTTACTACTCCTTTAACTAAAAGTATTCGTCATTGCTTATATTTGCGAAAAGTGGTAAATACCCCAGGGATTTTTCCCCGCCCTGTGGGTGTACCAACGCAAAAGCCTTTGTCAGTTCAAAATGACAATAACTATTAATTGCTATGGCAATTCTCATTCAAGGGAGGTACAAGAAGTCAGAATTAAACGCAGATGGACGCAGATAAACGCAGATAAATTTGTACCTCATTAGACTAGGAAAAGCTATAATTCTCCAGTTTAAAACAATACCTGTTTATGGCTTTTGAGTTATTCCGTCTACCAAATTCTTCAAATTAGCCGCAGTTGTTTCGGGTTTTCCATCTATGGGAAAGACTAAAACACTTTTGATATCTTGGTTATTAATTATGTCTCCTAAGCGATGAAATTGGTTGTCACTAATGCCAATTCCATCAACATCTCTAACATATTTTAATTCTTCTTGGAAATTGTCATCATTATAAACTTGAATAAATACTCTATCGACGTTCCAGTTTGGCCAATCAGCGGCAAAATATCTTTTAGCCCAATAAGGATTATGATGGGAAATATCAAAACTAACTTTGGGGTTAGCTTGTTTAATTGCACTGACCATTTCTTGGACAAAGGTTGTTAAATTAGCTGTGCGGTCTACTTGTCCTGGTAGTTCATCATGGTAGCCTAAATAATCATCCCACTGCACTGCGTCAATTTGGGGATATTTGGTGACAAATTCCACGGAGATATTTTTAAAGAAATTAGCAATTTCGGGTATCTCTACATCCAAAACATAATGTTCAATATTGGAGTAAGTTCTATCTACACCAGGGACAACCCATCGGCGCGCGATCGCTAAATCAAAAATTGGACTATTTTTATCGATTTTAATCCCTTTTTCAAAATAAGCATGAACTTCCATTCCCTGCTTATGTGCTTCATCAATTAACCAATCTAACCATTTATCTTGGAATTTATTGGGACAACTTTTAAGCCCCAATTTCTTTTGCATGACATCGCTGTTATACATTGTACAACCATTACCCCAAACGCCATGAATGATCGTATTAAAACCTTGAGTACGATATAAACGCACTCGTTGGCGAATCGTGGCTTCGTTAGCATTATTAGTAATATGGTAACGACTGAAATAAATCCCTCTAATTGCTTTCTTTTCCCAAGGATTTTGAGGTAACGATGTTTTTTGCTGAGGTGTTGTTGGTGGTGAAGCTGCTTCTGGTTTGGGATCAGGATTTACTGTGTTTTTGGGTGTGGGAGTTGGAGTTAAAGTAGGTGTTATATCAGGGGTGGGAGTTGGAGTTAAAATAGGGATGGGAGTCGGATTTAAAGTAGGAGTAGGAGTAGGATTTAAAATGGGTATAGCTATTTGTTGATGCTGAGATAAAAAGTGCGTAAAAACATTGGTGATCATGTCTCGATTACCTTTTTGGCTCAACAACCACCAACTACCTCCTAAAAGCAATAAAATTACTGATATGGGAATATTCGCGCATCCACACCCCTTTGGCTCTTTTTTCTCTCGCGACATAGTAATCTGGTGACTCCCTGGTTATGTGAATCTATCCAATATCTACCATCAAGATAGAATGCTGGGATTCCGCAAAAACGCCTAATTGCGCGATCGCCTACAATAGATAAAACCCGAAAATCGCCATAATCATAGCTTTGAGTGATAATTTCATGGAGGTTAAGAAAAATGACACAGGAACTAACTGACCTCAGAAATAGCATTTTACAAGAACGTTACGCAGATGCTTTGGCTATTGTTGACGAGTTAGAGGGGATGAGTAAAAAGGCGATTCTGCGGCAAATTAAATCTTTTCTTAAGATTCTATTGATACATTTAATTAAAAATCAAGTAGAACAGCGATTAACAAATTCTTGGGTAGCTTCTATTCGCAATGCAATTTTAGAAATTCAAGACGTGAATCTCAAAGAAAACAAAAAATCCTATTATGTTAATCAAGATGAATGGGAAGATTTTATCCAAGATGTGGTAATTGAAAGTTCTATAGCTGATGCTAGTTTAGAAGTAATGAATGGCAAATATAGTCAATTTAAACTTGCTGAAATTATAGATAGAACCAAGTTAATCGAAAATGCTTTGCACTTTTTAGCCCTGACTTATTCCTATTCAGCTAAGGAATTACCTGCAATTGTCGCAGAAAGTTTAACTCAGTTTCCAGGTGGGGAAGATTGGAAAGCGGGGAGATGGTAAGCTATGACACAGGAACTAACTGACCTCAGAAATAGCATTTTACAAGGACGTTACGCAGATGCTTTGGCTATTGTTGATGAGTTAGAGGGGATGAGTAAACAAGCAATTCTGCGTAATATTAAGTCTTATGTCAACATTTTGTTGATTCATTTAATTAAAAACCAAGTAGAACAGCGATTAACAAATTCTTGGGTGGCTTCTATTCGCAATTGTATTCGAGAAATTAAAAAGCTGAATATCAAAGATAATAATAAATCATATTATGTCAATCAAGATGAATGGGAAACTTTGATAGAGGAGGAGATAATTGAAGATGCGATCGCTGATGCTAGTTTGGAGGTGATGAATGGTAAATACAGTCAATTTCAACTGGCTGATATAATAGATAGAACTAAGTTAATTGAGAATGCTTTAAATTTTTTAGTGTTAACTTATTCCTATTCAGCGAAGGAATTACCTGCAATTGTCGCAGAAACTTTAACTCAGTTACCGGGTGGTGAAGATTGGAAAGCAGGGAGATGGTAACCAATGACACAGGAACTAACTGACCTCAGAAATAACATTTTACAAGGAAATTACGCAGAGGCTTTGGCTATTGTTGATGAGTTAGAGGGGATGAGTAAAAAGGCGATTCTGCGGCAAATTAAATCTTTTCTCAAGATTTTGTTGTTCCATTTAATTAAAAATCAAGTGGAACAACGATTAACAAATTCATGGATTGCTTCGATTCGCAATTGTATTCGAGAAATTAAAAAGCTGAATATCAAAGATGATAATAAATCATATTATGTCAATCAAGATGAATGGGAAACTTTGATAGAGGAGGAAATAATTGAAGATGCGATCGCTGATGCTAGTTTGGAAGTGATGAATGGCAAGTATACTCGCGCTGAATTATCAGCAAGACTGGATAAAACCCAGATTTTAACTACAGCAATTAAATTTCTAGCTTTAACTTATAGTTATTCAGCTAAGGAATTACCAGCAATTATGGATGATTATCTCAGTCAGTTACCAGGGGGAGAAATTTGGCAATAGGGCGGGGAAACCCCGCCACTACGATTAATCGAAATGTTTGATGATTGCGTCGGCAAATTCAGAACATTTTAATGGTTCTACTGGTGGTTCTAGTAATCGGGCTAAATCGTAGGTAACTTGACTGTTCGCGATCGCCTCCCCTAAACCTTTCTTTACCAAATCTGCGGCTTCTTGCCAACCCATAAATTCCAGCATCATTACACCGGAAAGAATTACAGAACCGGGATTAATCCGATCTAAGCCGGCGTGTTTGGGTGCAGTGCCGTGGGTGGCTTCAAATATGGCACAGACATCGCCGATATTTGCCCCTGGCCCCATGCCTAAACCGCCGACAATGGCCGCAGCCGCATCAGATAAGTAATCGCCGTTTAAGTTCATTGTGGCCAGAATCGAATACTCATCGGGTCTGGTTTGGATTTGTTGGAAAATACTGTCAGCAATCCGGTCATTGACCATGATTTTGTCTTTCCATTGACCGTTACCGTGGGTTTCCCAAATTGTGCTGAGAACGGTTTCGACTTCCTGGAGAATTTGCGCTTGTTTCTCTGGTGTCAGGGAATCATAACCTGGATCAACCTCACGGGCGTTAGCTGCGGCGGAAAGATCAGGATTTTTCTCTTTGTTACTTAAAATCCAAGATTCCCGTTCTGTAACGCATTCAGCGCGAAATTCACTGGTAACTAACTCATAACCCCAATCACGGAAAGCACCTTCGGTATACTTCATGATGTTGCCCTTATGCACCAGTGTTACCTGTTGCTTGGCTTTGGGCAATGATAAAGCGTGTTTCATCGCCCGGCGGACTAGGCGCTGAGAACCAGTTTTGCTGATGGGTTTGATGCCAATACCAGAATCCAGGGGAATTTGCTTTTTGCCATGTTCTGGGGTGGCGGGGATGAGTTCTTCGTTGAGGATTTTAATGAGGCGATCGCCTATTTCACTGCCTTGTTTCCACTCAATCCCCAAATAAATATCTTCTGTATTTTCCCGATAAACAATTACATCCAGTTTCTCTGGGTTTTTGTGCGGTGAGGGAGTTCCAGCATAATAACGACAAGGACGCACACAGGCATATAAATCAAAAATTTGTCGCAGTGCTACATTGAGCGAACGAATTCCACCACCCACGGGGGTAGTCAAAGGGCCTTTAATCGCTATACCATATTCCTTGATTGCGGTTAAAGTATCCTGGGGCAAATACTGATAAGTGCCATATAAATCACAGGACTCATCCCCGGCATAAACCTTAAACCAACTGATTTGACGTTTCCCTTTGTATGCCTTGGCTACCGCAGCATCTAGCACCTTTTGGGTGGCAGGCCAGATATCTATACCTGTGCCATCGCCCCGAATAAAAGGGATAATTGGATTATCAGGCACAATCGGTTCACCATTTTTGAAGGTGATTTTTGTTCCGGTTGTGGGGGGGTTAATCTTGTCGTACATACTTCAAACACTCCTGAGTGATACGCCGCCCGCCAAAAAAATCTGGTTTTGACAGGCTAGCTGATTTTGCTGTGTCTTTTGTTTACCTAGTCACGATAGCTTCCGTGGCGTAGCCATGGCGCAGATTTTCCCCTTATTCCCCTTATACAGTCTTTGGGGTAAACGAAGAGGCAGGGGGCAGGGGGTGCAGGGGGGACTCCTTTCTTCCGGCTTCATTGCTTCTTCTTTAAGCTATGGGATTGAGTGATAGCTTGCGTGGTAGTGTAGCCATAGCCATTGGGATTTTGTACAATTGCCTCCGGCACTGCGCGTAGTACGACCAAAAATAGTACACTACTTTTCGCTATCAGTGCTTCACCTGGGATAACACCGGATAGCCAACCGCTTTTTCACGCTCACGCTAACAGATTAATGGCATGACAGACCCAATGATTTTATCAGGCACAGCTGACATCGACTCCCTCCGACAATCGTTAATTGCTGGGTCTCTTCAAGTCCAACAACAAATCATCCCACAGTTGTCTAACTTGGGTAATGAGGGATTAGATGTGTTGATGGAATTTTTACAACAACGATGTGAACACCCAGCAACTTGGATTGATGGTAAAGCTTACCAAGTCCTCTATAACTCTGATGCACCTCAAGTTAAGGAGTTTCTGCTTAAATGTTTTCCTGAAGGAATTGTACCTCTAAAATCAGAGTGTGGGATTGATTACAATCCTTTGCAACAGCTACTTGCTGTCCAAGACTTCCAAGCCGCGGATCTCGTGAGTATCCAAAAAATGTGTGAACTAGCAGGGCCAATGGCTGTGCAGAGAAAATGGTTGTATTTTACTGAAGTAGGAAACGCCCCGATTATTGACTTACAGACTATTAACAACCTCTGGTTAGTCCACTCAGAAGGCAAGTTTGGCTTTTCGGTACAGCGAGAAATTTGGTTGAGTTTGGGCAAAAACTGGGAAAGTTTATGGCCGAAAATTGGCTGGAAAAGCGGTAATAACTGGACGCGATACCCTAACCAGTTTACTTGGGATTTAAGCGCCCCTAAAGGTCATTTACCCCTGTCTAATCAACTGCGGGGGGTGCGGGTGATGGCGGCGTTATTGTCTCATCCAGCTTGGTCTAAAAGTAACAAAATATGAAAGAAGTGGTGAAGTGATCGGGTGAAAGAGGTTGAATGGCCTTGAGGGGCAGAAGTTGCAGGTTAAAATTTTCAATCGGCTTATGGCAAAAGTTCATTTAGAAGACATTAGGCGTAGATTTAACAATGTCACGGCTATCGAGGACATTACCTTTGAAATTCCTGATGGAGAATTTTGGGTGTTAGTGGGACCATCGGGTTGTGGTAAGTCTACAATTTTACGCACGATCGCGGGGTTGGAATCGGCGACATCTGGTAATCTATTTATCGGCGATCGCTTGGTAAATAATATTCCCGCCCGACAGCGAGATATAGCGATGGTATTCCAGAACTACGCTCTTTATCCCCACATGACGGTGGCGCAAAACATCGCCTTCGGTTTAAAAATGCGGAAATTTGACCCGAAGCTGATTCAACAACGAGTCGTAAATGTGGCGCGATCGCTTTCTCTCGAACACCTCCTAGACCGCAAACCCAAACAACTTTCTGGGGGACAGCAACAACGGGTAGCATTAGGAAGAGCGATCGCCCGTGAACCACAAGTATTTTTACTCGATGAACCTTTGTCTAATTTAGATGCTCAGTTGCGAGATGATACTAGGGCAGAGTTGAAACAGTTACATCAACAATTAGGCATTACCACAATCTACGTTACCCACGATCAAGTTGAGGCGATGACTTTGGCTGATAAAATTGTGGTACTGGATCGGGGGAGGATTCAGCAAATTGGTGATCCTCAAAGCATTTATGCCCTACCTGCTAACCTAATGGTGGCAACTTTTTTGGGTAATCCACCCATGAATATTTTGCCAGCTATCTATAAAAATGATGTTTTTGATGTGAGTGGACAGTCTTTAGCGGTTCCACCAGTTGTGAGGGAAAAGGTGCAGTTACGCCAGGGTCAAAGTTTTGATTTGGGGATTCGTCCTGAACATATCACGATTAACATTGATTCTGCCCTCAACGATCATCAATCAGAACCGTTATTCGTAGAAGTTAAAGTAGTAGAACCTTTGGGGAGAGAAACCTTGATTCGTGCGAGTTTACCGGGTTCGCTGGCGGTGTTAAATATTCAGACCACTGCTGATGTGCGTCCGCGTCCAGGCGATCGCTTGTCTTTGCAACTAGATTTAAATCAGTTGTTTGTCTTTGATACTGCTAATGGTGACAGAATCTCGCCGGCATAGTCGCTTGATGATAAAATTTAGCTAGAAGGTACAAGTTTAAATCCTGTTGCATTCAGGATTTCCCTATCGCCTTGCTTGACAATGAGGGTGGGAGAAGCATTTCCATCTTCTGTGATCACTTGTGACCAAATATATCTATAGTTTCCAGTCACCCAACCCATCACACATTTACCATCCCGACAGTTAACTTTACCACCTGTTAAGTCGATACAGTTGCCTTTAGCATCACATCCTTTATAAGTTAAATTTCCGGTATTGTTCACCCCTGACCAAGAGTTTCTATTCCCAATAGTGATTGTCCATTTACCATTACTGAAAGTTGATGAATTACTGGCTTGGGGTTTAGTTGGTGATTCTCCCAAAATTTGCATTTGGGAAATTATCGATTCTTGACGACTTTTACCACACGGTTCAATACTTTCGCAATCATTTAATGATGCGATTTTATAAGAAGCGCGGACTTTCTTATTTAAATATTTTTCTGATTCTGCACAAATTTCAAAGGATGCACCTACACGATGTTCTTTTCCCTGTTCATCTACTATAGTCGCGTAGCAGATAATATCACCTGTAACTAACTCTTTAACTGTACCAACTTGCGGTTGATTGTTAGCAATTAGTTGAGTTTTAGGATTACGGGGAGTTGTACTTACTACCTCCGTTTTAGGCGGTTTACTACTATTATCTACCGAGGAAGGTTTAGTTTCATTAGAACTTACTGTTGCATCCTCTAATTGAGAGTCGGTTTGAGTTATTTCAATAGTATTAGTTGTAGTTTCCTTGACAGTATCAGTTGGCGAATTACCACAGCTAGTAATTAAGATTGAAGAAACAATTAAGGCAATTGTGGGGATTAACTTGTGCATATATTTGGAAAAATCTAAACATTACTGATTTCACTTCCGATATAAACCAACTACAGTCTTCACATCCACAATTCCGCACTTGTAGAGACGCGATTTATCGCGTCTTCTTCATATTATCGCGTCTTCATATCTGAGATTTTGCCAAATTACCCGCAGCAAATGCCCCATTTTCGGTGATTATGGCTGTAATTAACTCAGCCGGGGTAACATCAAAAGCCGGATTGTAAAAATCCACACCCGACGGTGTAAGCATAGTCTCCCCGACTTGGTAAATTTCCTCTGGGTTACGTTCCTCAATCGGAATTTGACTACCATCAGCCAAGGCAAAATCCACAGTAGAAAAAGGCGCTGCCACAAAGAAAGGGATATGATGGGCTTGAGCTGCGATCGCCACACTATAAGTCCCGATTTTATTCGCAGTATCACCATTAGCAGCAATGCGGTCAGCACCCACAACCACAGCATGAATTAAACCCTGCTGCATACAATGAGCCGCCATGCTATCAGTAATTACCGTAACCGGAATACCTTCTTGAACACATTCCCAAGCCGTAAGTTTTGCCCCCTGCAAACGCGGACGAGTTTCATCAGCAAACACACGTTCTAAACGCCCTTCTCGCCACGCCGAACGCACCACACCCAATGCCGTACCATAACCAGCCGTAGCCAACGCCCCAGCATTGCAGTGAGTCAGAATCCGCAGCTTTTCCGGAGTGCTAGGTAACACTGTCAAACCATGATCACCAATCGCCTGACAGGTTTGCAAATCTTCAGCATTAATA comes from the Nodularia sp. NIES-3585 genome and includes:
- the mtnA gene encoding S-methyl-5-thioribose-1-phosphate isomerase; translated protein: MLYPVIWQNDSVSLIDQTRLPGEYTFVQIHRSDDMARAIKTMIVRGAPAIGVAAAYGMYLGAREIETENHHEFLAGLEKVAQLLGSTRPTAVNLFWAISRMMKTAYESLGTVAEVKQHLLQTAQAINAEDLQTCQAIGDHGLTVLPSTPEKLRILTHCNAGALATAGYGTALGVVRSAWREGRLERVFADETRPRLQGAKLTAWECVQEGIPVTVITDSMAAHCMQQGLIHAVVVGADRIAANGDTANKIGTYSVAIAAQAHHIPFFVAAPFSTVDFALADGSQIPIEERNPEEIYQVGETMLTPSGVDFYNPAFDVTPAELITAIITENGAFAAGNLAKSQI
- the rsmG gene encoding 16S rRNA (guanine(527)-N(7))-methyltransferase RsmG — translated: MTNSTIPLLPEMAEIWQQTLNWQPNAQQQQQFQQLYELIVVGNRQLNLTRITDPQEFWEKHLWDSLRGIAPHGQFLSSVSENAAVIDIGTGAGFPGIPVAITVPNCKMTLLDSTRKKINFIDEILTELSLSNAKTFIGRAEEIGHHPQHRKTYDIALIRAVGNAAVCAEYTLPLLKKGGLAVIYRGNWTEEETKSLQNAVNQLGGVVESLEQFTTPLTKSIRHCLYLRKVVNTPGIFPRPVGVPTQKPLSVQNDNNY
- a CDS encoding ABC transporter ATP-binding protein, translating into MLYLRNITYHPTASPAPILKSINLELIPQQLGMIIGPSGSGKSTLLEILSGLAEPTSGSLFWREQELIPEQLQQLAGLVFQFPERHFCGGTILEELRLGHPELGSERVRGALSEVGLEDLSLSAAPHALSGGQQRRLALAVQLIRQPNLLLLDEPTAGLDWSMRRQLVNLLAKLKKDWTLLVVTHDAGDMLAIADRCWTLSHGELQSVDPAILKAKAQEAV
- a CDS encoding GUN4 domain-containing protein, with product MTDPMILSGTADIDSLRQSLIAGSLQVQQQIIPQLSNLGNEGLDVLMEFLQQRCEHPATWIDGKAYQVLYNSDAPQVKEFLLKCFPEGIVPLKSECGIDYNPLQQLLAVQDFQAADLVSIQKMCELAGPMAVQRKWLYFTEVGNAPIIDLQTINNLWLVHSEGKFGFSVQREIWLSLGKNWESLWPKIGWKSGNNWTRYPNQFTWDLSAPKGHLPLSNQLRGVRVMAALLSHPAWSKSNKI
- a CDS encoding ABC transporter ATP-binding protein yields the protein MAKVHLEDIRRRFNNVTAIEDITFEIPDGEFWVLVGPSGCGKSTILRTIAGLESATSGNLFIGDRLVNNIPARQRDIAMVFQNYALYPHMTVAQNIAFGLKMRKFDPKLIQQRVVNVARSLSLEHLLDRKPKQLSGGQQQRVALGRAIAREPQVFLLDEPLSNLDAQLRDDTRAELKQLHQQLGITTIYVTHDQVEAMTLADKIVVLDRGRIQQIGDPQSIYALPANLMVATFLGNPPMNILPAIYKNDVFDVSGQSLAVPPVVREKVQLRQGQSFDLGIRPEHITINIDSALNDHQSEPLFVEVKVVEPLGRETLIRASLPGSLAVLNIQTTADVRPRPGDRLSLQLDLNQLFVFDTANGDRISPA
- a CDS encoding NADP-dependent isocitrate dehydrogenase yields the protein MYDKINPPTTGTKITFKNGEPIVPDNPIIPFIRGDGTGIDIWPATQKVLDAAVAKAYKGKRQISWFKVYAGDESCDLYGTYQYLPQDTLTAIKEYGIAIKGPLTTPVGGGIRSLNVALRQIFDLYACVRPCRYYAGTPSPHKNPEKLDVIVYRENTEDIYLGIEWKQGSEIGDRLIKILNEELIPATPEHGKKQIPLDSGIGIKPISKTGSQRLVRRAMKHALSLPKAKQQVTLVHKGNIMKYTEGAFRDWGYELVTSEFRAECVTERESWILSNKEKNPDLSAAANAREVDPGYDSLTPEKQAQILQEVETVLSTIWETHGNGQWKDKIMVNDRIADSIFQQIQTRPDEYSILATMNLNGDYLSDAAAAIVGGLGMGPGANIGDVCAIFEATHGTAPKHAGLDRINPGSVILSGVMMLEFMGWQEAADLVKKGLGEAIANSQVTYDLARLLEPPVEPLKCSEFADAIIKHFD
- a CDS encoding family 10 glycosylhydrolase, with the translated sequence MSREKKEPKGCGCANIPISVILLLLGGSWWLLSQKGNRDMITNVFTHFLSQHQQIAIPILNPTPTPTLNPTPIPILTPTPTPDITPTLTPTPTPKNTVNPDPKPEAASPPTTPQQKTSLPQNPWEKKAIRGIYFSRYHITNNANEATIRQRVRLYRTQGFNTIIHGVWGNGCTMYNSDVMQKKLGLKSCPNKFQDKWLDWLIDEAHKQGMEVHAYFEKGIKIDKNSPIFDLAIARRWVVPGVDRTYSNIEHYVLDVEIPEIANFFKNISVEFVTKYPQIDAVQWDDYLGYHDELPGQVDRTANLTTFVQEMVSAIKQANPKVSFDISHHNPYWAKRYFAADWPNWNVDRVFIQVYNDDNFQEELKYVRDVDGIGISDNQFHRLGDIINNQDIKSVLVFPIDGKPETTAANLKNLVDGITQKP
- a CDS encoding Sll0314/Alr1548 family TPR repeat-containing protein translates to MNKRFAPPQIIGFAKISKLAQRTFAVAIALNLWVNPSLAGDPFRTQEPRNIGENTEAAFKAVFEQGDYSAADSYLQKAISSEPNEPLAYAMRASLAYANKDFNTLGIYSQKTLAAGQKLIATDELRGNIYTAVGHFFEGATILTRDGTLKGAPQALTRLRQVYQHLDRAEAIAPQDPELNLLKGYMDLMLAVNLPFANPDDAIARLKANAAPKYLADRGIALAYRDLKQYSQALEYVNSALKTTSDNPELYYLKAQILRKQGQTAKSQSLIQEAVVNFDKALTKRSQLPADLVRQIERERNNTFNQLNSLGG
- a CDS encoding DUF29 family protein; protein product: MTQELTDLRNNILQGNYAEALAIVDELEGMSKKAILRQIKSFLKILLFHLIKNQVEQRLTNSWIASIRNCIREIKKLNIKDDNKSYYVNQDEWETLIEEEIIEDAIADASLEVMNGKYTRAELSARLDKTQILTTAIKFLALTYSYSAKELPAIMDDYLSQLPGGEIWQ
- a CDS encoding DUF29 family protein; its protein translation is MTQELTDLRNSILQERYADALAIVDELEGMSKKAILRQIKSFLKILLIHLIKNQVEQRLTNSWVASIRNAILEIQDVNLKENKKSYYVNQDEWEDFIQDVVIESSIADASLEVMNGKYSQFKLAEIIDRTKLIENALHFLALTYSYSAKELPAIVAESLTQFPGGEDWKAGRW
- a CDS encoding DUF29 family protein, whose product is MTQELTDLRNSILQGRYADALAIVDELEGMSKQAILRNIKSYVNILLIHLIKNQVEQRLTNSWVASIRNCIREIKKLNIKDNNKSYYVNQDEWETLIEEEIIEDAIADASLEVMNGKYSQFQLADIIDRTKLIENALNFLVLTYSYSAKELPAIVAETLTQLPGGEDWKAGRW